The sequence CTGATGTCATAAAGTTAACTTATGGTAACATTAAAAGAAACTCTTACAAACCAAATGCATCTTTTTAAAGTATGTTCTCGTGTTTTCCAGGTTAGTTAAAgcacttttttattgtaaataaaaagttgTATTTAGCAATGTGTCGCCGTTACACGTGTAGTAACTTCTGCACGTGATTTCGGGTTGAACATTAGCCGCTGTCGAAGGTCGATGGGGACGTTATCTTAAAAAGGTTATTTGTGATTGAACATGTTAATTATCGATTAGCATCAACACATGTGTTTATaacaagctgaaaaaaaataatcgtTCATCATATGGATAAGTTTTAAAGGTAGCAGGAGCACGTCGGCGCCACGTGCTCCTCCCGAacctgtcttttgtttttttcgttTAGGTTACTAAAAACAAAGCTGCTGGTATTTACATTGGGTTAGCATAGAAGATGGTATTACATGTAAGGTTTCGACTCGTAAATACGTTCGAGACCAAAGCATCTTCGTGTTTTTGGTTGGGTGTTTTTTAGCAGACGGTAGCACAGCGTTGTGAAAGGCGAGCTGGGTATGTAGAGGCGGATCAACTCAGAGTATTGATCCACGTGACCACAGAGGGGCGTGGAAAGAGTGAAGCAAACCAATGAAAGCTCAGGGTTGCGTGTCTTTGTAAAGCTGGATTTGCTGCTGCAGTGGCTTTATTCACTGGATTGGATGTGGTATATTTAGCGAATACGCTTGTGACGAAACGGGATTTGATAATCCAAGGTTGCTCAACTTTTTAAAccgcattttatttatttttttatgaaaaattcAAGGAGGCAATGTACATCAAATGAAATACATCTATAAACTAATCTGTTGATTTTACCTTTTATATTTTGGACTGTTATTCTGCATTCAAAGTTTAACCTTTTTGAATTTGCTTTAACTTTGCAAACCACAAGCATGTTCAAACATGAATGTCTTCTGGCTGGAAAAGCTGCTAAACCTTTCCCTCGCTTTAAAGGACAAACTTATATAGCCGTTTGTTGTTTATCCAGTAATGGAAAAACATTGACAGTCACAGCGTGGTAATTAAAGAACTGCCACCCATCACTCATAAAGGCAACACTTTTATAAACTGTCATGTCAGCCAACTGCAAATAGCCCAACTAATTAAACAGCTATTGTCAGCTTGTTATATTATCAGTGTTGCTCTGTGAAGAGCAGAATggcaaaaatgtataaattgctcataaaacacagttgttagcactgttgccttgcagcaggaaggtcctgggttcgactcccggccaggggtctttctgcaaggaatgtgtgtgtggtgtttgtcctgtatgtctctgtgttgccctgcgatggactggcaacctgtccagggtgtacccctcctctcgcccatagactgctggagataggcaccagcccccccgtgacccactattgaaaaagcggtatagaagataaataaatgaataaaaatttgaaagctACTACTGAATTTagctgtcttttatttttattacatgcTACTCTGACACCTATTATGGCCATCCTTACCTTGCAGGTTACCACCAAGGGAACAAATCTTAACCCCAATGCCAAAGTATGGCAGGAGATCCCAGCCCAACAAAATGACATCCCAGAGGTATCAGAGAATTCTTCCTGGATTCCTTCCAACTCTTCCCCTGCCGAGATGAATGGTGGTATGTGTTTTgatttatattgttttgtttttttgataacACAGTATGAGCTGCTTATCTGTCTTTCGTATCAGTATGGCGCTGAAAAACGGCTTCATCGGGGTTGGACACAGCATTTGCTGATAATTATGAGTAAACACAACATATGAAGAACTGTTAACCCTTGACCTTAAGTGTCTGCGGTGAATAAAAATCGTGACTCGATCAGTAGATTATTCTGGTTTGCACACATAGCAGTCATTTTACAATGTTTCTGCTACCGTTTTCCGTTCTGTCGTAGGTTTCTCAGACGTTCTCTCTTCGGGGAGTAAAGGATACTGTATGGACTCTCCGAATAGCCCTGACGAGTACTCCACATGCGATGATGTGGAGCAACCTGACTTGGGATATATGATCTTTGATTCTGCCACAGACACTGAAGTGTCTAAGGAAGAAGTAGTGACTGAAGAGAGCTTACGGTCGTCATTAAAGAAACGACTGGAATTGTGCTTTTCTAGGTAAGTCCCACCTATTGCCTCAGTCAAGGCATGCATGTATGTGCAAATTGCTTAAAGAACAGGGAAACTAAACAGAATTACTGTGTTGTAACTGCAAGGAATTGTGTATGATCCTCAAAGGATTTAGTCTTAAGAGAAGTAATTTATCTTTTAATTCTTACTATTATTCAATTCCACTTGGATTAGTCTAGCCAATTACTCCCCAGATGTCTGTATTATAAGGTATGTTTTCCAACACAAGGTAAGTCTTGGTAGTTATAATTTAAAACGCATCTCACTAAGAAATGTATTTCATGTGATGTTGTGGAAAAAGTAATTGTAAAAAGTCATTATAAATGTATAGTTTTCCTGTGAAGTTCTGTAGTGAACGATTTGCCCATTTTACATTAGGCTGTAttttcttaataataataatgttaaatGTATCTAAGGGGAAATGTATGATACAAACTCAATagaaaatgtcatatttttcagGGAGAACCTTTCTAAGGATCTGTACCTGATATCCCAGATGGACAGTGATCAGTTTATTCCTGTCTGGACTGTTGCCTGCATGGAGGACATCAAAGCACTCACCACTGATATGGATCTAATTCTGGAAGTGTTGAGAGGTACTGGTGCTACTCTACTCCTTATAACTAGTATAAATTGTGCTTGTTGAAATGCTGTTATTGTATAAATGTAAAGGCTTGTTGGAGAGATGTTAAGAAACTGAGTGGAAAAACTCACTAAAAGCAGTACTAGCTGAAAAACTGCCATTATCTTTTAACTGCTGAATTCAAAAGTTGAGGAAAGAAGCGAAATTATGTATACCAACTTTTACTTTTGTTACTCTGTTAAGTAGGAGAGTCTGCATAGTATTTTAAACCACATATCAGCAACGACTTGGCACAAGAGCATAGGTAACCGACACCGACAAACAAACGAACTCTTAACTACTAATAAGCATACACCCATTTTATATGGGTATATGCATAAGACAAGATGGGTTGTAGGATGTTGCAGGGTTTAAATTAAGGCTTtatgatattaggaaaacaaatAACTGCAATATAATTGTTGAAAATTGTGATGACGATATTGACACTAACATTTTTCTCACCTCTCTTGCTTTTCATCACAATTTCTTCACCAATTTCTGTGAGCTAACACGTGATGTCGACTTAGATCTTTATCAAGTTTGTGCATCAAGAGCAGTAAATGTTCAACTAGCCAAATATATTATTAACATGCAAAACGTTAAAGCATGATATAatctatattaaaaaaaacctatTTATTCAAAGATACTTATTTATGTCAAAATCTATAAACTGATCCATTATTTGCGGTGTGGTGAGTACATCCAGAAAAAAATATAGGCTAACCTCTTTAGCTGATAAGGCAAACACAAAAGTGttacttaaaatatattaacCTATCCCAATGTGATTCGATATATTCTGCAGCTCTAGTTAAGATGTAGAATTAAGTtgcagaaaaatacatttaggcTATGATGATTTCCAGGCTGTGCACCACATAGCTGTTGcttcatcctttgtttcttGTACTGCACACATGATGCCAGCTTTTAATGACAGGGTAAACTTTAATCGCTCTAAGAGAGGGTCTGTATTTTTTGCTGACCTTTTAATAGACTGAcatttttctctcctttttaaaagagaaactTTTCCTTTGCCTCATTATAACTCATACTCTGGTCATGTGCCATTGAACAAAAGTGGTTTGAACTCATCATGACATTGGTTGGCAAGAAaccttatgccccttttccattagtacttACTCGAGTTGGGTCGGGTTGGCCCTACAAAGTTTGCtttgttttccattacaattgaATACCTTCTCAATGTGCCAGTATAGTCAATGGCAATAACGATACAAGCTAGAGGATATGTGAGGGTAAGCTAAtgctacctaatgctagcttgctgtAATGGTCATAAACACAAAAGGCCAtcataaaatgatttaattgtTGAAGATTTTCGTTATTAAAATATGCTGTGACTAGTGATGTCCCTACCCAATCAGTGACCCACAGTATTCTGATGTTGCATTTTCAGCACAACCCGGCTTGCTGGGAACCACAAGTGggtactaaaaatagtaacaGTTCCACATAACCTTTACTATTGGAGAAGCCTAAAAACCAAGTAGAGCCTTACTGAACTgcgctgagtagggactagtggAAGAGGGGGGCTATTGGCTTTGTCAACGGATAAAATGAACCAGGGGCTTGGTGTTTTCTAGCTAGCCTTGTACCTGAGAACAGAGAAGTTGTGTGTCCTAGAGAGGAGTTTTGTATCATGACTTAAATTACACAGAATTGCCAGAAGATATGGCATATCTGCTCTGGTTTCAGCTAGTAATAAGCATACACCCATCTGTTCATAGATAACAGAATCTGTTAAGCTTCCCAACTCCCCACAACAATGgtgtctttattgttttttctattatttgaaAAATTTTGAAGAActggtttatttttctgtagcAAAAGAAACCTGAAAGTGTCCTAATTTGGTCCTAGGTCAACTTTTCATATGAAATCATGATTAGTAAACCTCAACAACACACTTTTTCTACTatttaaatcaactttttttggggatgtttttttattacgtTTGGGGGAAATAAATGCGtactttgtcaaaaaaaaaacataacatgttttctttgaaatgtagaagaaaatctgtttcagCAACACAATGAGATCAGTTTATATAGTGGTTTTCACAGGTTTTTGATATGCAACttggtttttatatattttttaacctCCTTGACATAAAGCTTATGTTAGCATGTCTTTTTCTTCCCAGCTTCTCCCTTGGTGCAAGTTGATGATGCGGGTGAGAAAGTTCGACCTAACCACAGCCGCTGTATCATTATTTTAAGGGAAGTGCCCGACACTACTCCAGTTGAGGTAAAGATTAACCAATACTGCACACTAAGCAGTTTTCTGGATTacgtaaataaactgaatcctgCAAAGTGCTACCAGATGATTTTACTTGTTTACAACTTGATTTAAACGTAAGTCATAGATTGCTTGCTTCATCTGCGTGTTGTGCCTTAGTCGTCTCGTCACCAAATATGCCTTAGGTTTGTGGGTTAACCAGTATTCTGAGATAGAAATTAAATCCatattgtcttgttttttttccacaggaaGTAGAGGATCTTTTCAAGAGTGAAAACTGTCCAAAGGTGTTGGGTGTTGAGTTTGCTCACAACAACAACTGGTACATAACATTTCAGTCAGATATGGATGCGCTGCAGGTATGCTTGCTTATTAACAATCAtatatcaaatttttttttgcttgacagttgtacttttttttatatttcttatgGTATAAATGGTTTGGGTTGCTAAAAATCTATATCCAGCATTCTAACAGGGTTACTGTTAAAAGCACTGGTAGTTTTTGGTTTCAGTTTTTATGCTCTTTGACTTTGTTACAACATTGTAAGGTTAGTTTAGGAGACAGAAGttactgaacaaaaataaaagctgaatttgCTGTTTGGTGAAAAGTTGTTCCTTTTTATTCTCTCTCATTCAGGCATACCGATATCTACGAGAGGAAGTGAAAATGTTCCAGGGGAAACCCATCATGGTAAATAACATGAATTAATTTACAATGCAAGTTCAACTTGTATTTTTAGAGGTCAGAAGCCAGTAATAAGGATTAGATGTGCTGTCACAGAAATGTCCTTGTGGGGGGGACAAATGTTTTGGAAGGCCAATCAAACTATTCTGATTTAGGGTTTTAACATGATGTGAAACTTATGCATTTTatgaatttgctaaataaaTTTTGCCCTGGTTCCCTCCCACCCCACACatccacaacaaaacaaaacatttaaattatattgGGTATAAAAGGTCCATTCTACAATGCTATGAACCTTTCCGTagttgtcacattataaccacaactTTATTGTATTTCATTGGGGTTGCAGGAGATAAACCTACACAAGAAGCAACCTAATTGGTCCATCTGTCTAAAAAAATCTTTGTGTAAATCCAGCTATTCTGTGAGGGCCTTAGAGGTCTGTGAACAAATCCAAATCATGCAAATCGAGGAACACAAGAAATGTCAGGAAATCatttgtggagatgtttaaagcggGGTTAGATTATTAAACAATATTCCAAActctgaacatctgacagaagGATGAAGTTGGGTAAGGAGAGCAACAATggcagaagcagccaagagctcCATGGTAATTTTGGAGAAGCtgctgagatccacagctcatgtggTAGAAGCTATTGAtgggattattattaatcatgATCTCCATTGATTTGGCCTTTTATAGAAGGGTTAGGGGAAGAAAGCCTTAAGAGTTAATGTATGCAGCTTGCCATGATGTGGACAAGTCCAACATGAggaagaatgtgctctggtcaTAGAACTTTTATGGTCTGCATGCAAAAAGGTCCTCCTGCTTTAATTGCACCCaaaggtgattctacaaagtcttgtactgatggagctgaatacaaatggatgGCGCAAATTtaagagttttatttgtaaaaaaaaaaaaaagaaaataagacttTTAAATCTTTTCCTTACACtgtatttttcaacattttgttgcTCAGTCATACATTTCCAGTAGAAAACAGAATTTTTGGTTTTAGTTGAAAACGTTCAAGGTGTATGAATCCTTTTGCAAGGCCTCTGTATACCCCTGTGATGATCAGTATCGCGCTTGGAAGGACCCATATGCACTGTCTATGCAGGAGGATCTTTCATTTACTCTACATAAATCTTAATCTCTGCTTTACTCCCACCCTCACTcatcttcttctctttcttcacCCTTTCCTCCCCATACTCTCCTCCTCTCCCCCTTGTTAGCGCAGTGTTTTATGGCCTCATGACCGTGAGATTATGAGATCTGAGGGGATTGAACAATAAAGCAACAACTAATTGTCATGTGTTGCTCTTGTCTGTTAGGTAACCAAAGTATTTGTCTTCTCCGTAGGCCCGTATTAAAGCCATTAATACGTGCTTTGGAAAGAATAGCTTTCCCAGCATGGAATCAGGAGTGTACCAGCAGCACGCCCAACCTCAGGCCCAGTATGTGTCTCCGGTGTACATGCAGCAGGTGTACAGCCCCCAGCAGGAGTACCCCATTTATCCTCTGGTGTCTCCATCCTGGAGCCCTTCGATTGTGCCACACTTTGAAACGCCACTGGTGAGAACTATTCAGTTCTTTTTATGGGATTTtcagataaatgttttattgagcTTTAACATCAAATTCTCATTTAAAGTCAAATCAATTTCTGACCCAATTAGtgtgataaatcatctttttaTTAACTAAAAGATGATTGGACCAGCAAATTagagggatgttttttttttttttgtgcattatgtggttaagttttttatttatttattttttaccgtTGTTGCAGGCACCCTTCCCTAATGCTGCATTCATGAATGGATACAGCAGTCCTGGGAACTACAAATCAAACTCCAGCTCCATCAGCGGCCATCGTCCTGTTGGCAGGAACAGGTACCTCCAAATTATGAGAAAAATCTCTTTCATGTCCGTTCTCGATCAAGTTTTGCTATCAAATAGACATTTTTTGACAGATGGGTTTTTGCTCTATAAGCTTCAAGCCTCACCACTTTTAGGTTTGAGCTAAATGATGACATGTTTAAGCAACAAATAGGTTTATATCTATGCTTAAACAGCTGTGTGGAATGCCCAGAGCAAAACATATAGTCTTGAAAGGTAATTTAACTGATGCACATTGCAGACAAAATTAAGTTCTGACATCAATGTcgtaacaagtttaaaaaacattagcCGACCATTTGTTCCTCTTCTGCTCATATTTGGAGTTCTCCTCCCCatacaaaaaaattgaatgttgtTTTCTGGGCCCTAGGAATAATGTAAAAGCTCACACTAGACCAGGAGATCCCATTTCATCTAACTTGGCTTCA comes from Girardinichthys multiradiatus isolate DD_20200921_A chromosome 20, DD_fGirMul_XY1, whole genome shotgun sequence and encodes:
- the larp4ab gene encoding la-related protein 4 isoform X4 — protein: MIQVTTKGTNLNPNAKVWQEIPAQQNDIPEVSENSSWIPSNSSPAEMNGGFSDVLSSGSKGYCMDSPNSPDEYSTCDDVEQPDLGYMIFDSATDTEVSKEEVVTEESLRSSLKKRLELCFSRENLSKDLYLISQMDSDQFIPVWTVACMEDIKALTTDMDLILEVLRASPLVQVDDAGEKVRPNHSRCIIILREVPDTTPVEEVEDLFKSENCPKVLGVEFAHNNNWYITFQSDMDALQAYRYLREEVKMFQGKPIMARIKAINTCFGKNSFPSMESGVYQQHAQPQAQYVSPVYMQQVYSPQQEYPIYPLVSPSWSPSIVPHFETPLAPFPNAAFMNGYSSPGNYKSNSSSISGHRPVGRNRRNGHRGMRRKREDEQSMKPVPLMEVKAAPPNFDLAASSFPPLPGSVVPVQGEAVTEVRLSDVVRGLKLPTKAGNQENTLAQNTKEPESSASKKDSTALPTKPTVVEIQTATPSASSGCQTVTKEDKTEPVPAAVQGNVSPSTEPDSKTTPGHTPTVCSKSVSTENPSSSTSEQEQQGPRKLSYAEVCQRPARDPPPAEMPSPPPPAASPNHPLKELKVNNVKESQHNSKKSTERVGDKPPQQPSRTFRGAPGHARAKGSGMKIREHQRGLNAGKRFSPQRGPKRSGKEQNIPPSSPK
- the larp4ab gene encoding la-related protein 4 isoform X3, whose product is MVTTKGTNLNPNAKVWQEIPAQQNDIPEVSENSSWIPSNSSPAEMNGGFSDVLSSGSKGYCMDSPNSPDEYSTCDDVEQPDLGYMIFDSATDTEVSKEEVVTEESLRSSLKKRLELCFSRENLSKDLYLISQMDSDQFIPVWTVACMEDIKALTTDMDLILEVLRASPLVQVDDAGEKVRPNHSRCIIILREVPDTTPVEEVEDLFKSENCPKVLGVEFAHNNNWYITFQSDMDALQAYRYLREEVKMFQGKPIMARIKAINTCFGKNSFPSMESGVYQQHAQPQAQYVSPVYMQQVYSPQQEYPIYPLVSPSWSPSIVPHFETPLAPFPNAAFMNGYSSPGNYKSNSSSISGHRPVGRNRNNVKAHTRPGDPISSNLASGTMMDGISGPLGTQDFRALRTLSSITSQSASSSSFSLKETSLLSSISSGDQNGVGRERRNGHRGMRRKREDEQSMKPVPLMEVKAAPPNFDLAASSFPPLPGSVVPVQGEAVTEVRLSDVVRGLKLPTKAGNQENTLAQNTKEPESSASKKDSTALPTKPTVVEIQTATPSASSGCQTVTKEDKTEPVPAAVQGNVSPSTEPDSKTTPGHTPTVCSKSVSTENPSSSTSEQEQQGPRKLSYAEVCQRPARDPPPAEMPSPPPPAASPNHPLKELKVNNVKESQHNSKKSTERVGDKPPQQPSRTFRGAPGHARAKGSGMKIREHQRGLNAGKRFSPQRGPKRSGKEQNIPPSSPK
- the larp4ab gene encoding la-related protein 4 isoform X1, which produces MIQVTTKGTNLNPNAKVWQEIPAQQNDIPEVSENSSWIPSNSSPAEMNGGFSDVLSSGSKGYCMDSPNSPDEYSTCDDVEQPDLGYMIFDSATDTEVSKEEVVTEESLRSSLKKRLELCFSRENLSKDLYLISQMDSDQFIPVWTVACMEDIKALTTDMDLILEVLRASPLVQVDDAGEKVRPNHSRCIIILREVPDTTPVEEVEDLFKSENCPKVLGVEFAHNNNWYITFQSDMDALQAYRYLREEVKMFQGKPIMARIKAINTCFGKNSFPSMESGVYQQHAQPQAQYVSPVYMQQVYSPQQEYPIYPLVSPSWSPSIVPHFETPLAPFPNAAFMNGYSSPGNYKSNSSSISGHRPVGRNRNNVKAHTRPGDPISSNLASGTMMDGISGPLGTQDFRALRTLSSITSQSASSSSFSLKETSLLSSISSGDQNGVGRERRNGHRGMRRKREDEQSMKPVPLMEVKAAPPNFDLAASSFPPLPGSVVPVQGEAVTEVRLSDVVRGLKLPTKAGNQENTLAQNTKEPESSASKKDSTALPTKPTVVEIQTATPSASSGCQTVTKEDKTEPVPAAVQGNVSPSTEPDSKTTPGHTPTVCSKSVSTENPSSSTSEQEQQGPRKLSYAEVCQRPARDPPPAEMPSPPPPAASPNHPLKELKVNNVKESQHNSKKSTERVGDKPPQQPSRTFRGAPGHARAKGSGMKIREHQRGLNAGKRFSPQRGPKRSGKEQNIPPSSPK
- the larp4ab gene encoding la-related protein 4 isoform X2, translating into MIQVTTKGTNLNPNAKVWQEIPAQQNDIPEVSENSSWIPSNSSPAEMNGGFSDVLSSGSKGYCMDSPNSPDEYSTCDDVEQPDLGYMIFDSATDTEVSKEEVVTEESLRSSLKKRLELCFSRENLSKDLYLISQMDSDQFIPVWTVACMEDIKALTTDMDLILEVLRASPLVQVDDAGEKVRPNHSRCIIILREVPDTTPVEEVEDLFKSENCPKVLGVEFAHNNNWYITFQSDMDALQAYRYLREEVKMFQGKPIMARIKAINTCFGKNSFPSMESGVYQQHAQPQAQYVSPVYMQQVYSPQQEYPIYPLVSPSWSPSIVPHFETPLAPFPNAAFMNGYSSPGNYKSNSSSISGHRPVGRNRNNVKAHTRPGDPISSNLASGTMMDGISGPLGTQDFRALRTLSSITSQSASSSSFSLKETSLLSSISSGDQNGVGRERRNGHRGMRRKREDEQSMKPVPLMEVKAAPPNFDLAASSFPPLPGSVVPVQGEAVTEVRLSDVVRGLKLPTKAGNQENTLAQNTKEPESSASKKDSTALPTKPTVVEIQTATPSASSGCQTVTKEDKTEPVPAAVQGNVSPSTEPDSKTTPGHTPTVCSKSVSTENPSSSTSEQEQGPRKLSYAEVCQRPARDPPPAEMPSPPPPAASPNHPLKELKVNNVKESQHNSKKSTERVGDKPPQQPSRTFRGAPGHARAKGSGMKIREHQRGLNAGKRFSPQRGPKRSGKEQNIPPSSPK